One Anabas testudineus chromosome 15, fAnaTes1.2, whole genome shotgun sequence genomic window carries:
- the vdac2 gene encoding voltage-dependent anion-selective channel protein 2: MAVPPSYADLGKSAKDIFNKGYGFGLVKLDVKTKSASGVEFKTAGSSNIDTSKVAGSLETKYKRSEYGLTFTEKWNTDNTLGTEITIEDQIAKGLKLTFDTTFSPNTGKKSGKVKTAYKREYVNLGCDVDFDFAGPTIHGAAVVGYEGWLAGYQMTFDTAKSKMAQNNFAIGYKTGDFQLHTNVNDGSEFGGSIYQKVSDKLETAVNLAWTAGSNSTRFGIAAKYQLDKDASISAKVNNSSLVGIGYTQTLRPGVKLTLSGLVDGKNINAGGHKLGLGLELEA; this comes from the exons ATGGCCGTGCCTCCTTCATACGCTGACCTGGGCAAGTCTGCCAAAGACATCTTCAACAAAGGCTATG gatTTGGCTTGGTGAAGCTTGATGTCAAGACAAAGTCAGCCAGTGGAGTG GAATTCAAAACAGCTGGTTCCTCCAACATTGATACCAGCAAAGTTGCAGGCAGCCTGGAAACTAAATATAAGAGGTCAGAATATGGCCTGACCTTCACTGAGAAGTGGAACACTGACAACACCTTGGGAACAGAAATCACTATTGAAGATCAG ATTGCCAAAGGACTGAAGTTGACTTTTGACACAACCTTCTCACCAAACACTGG CAAGAAGAGCGGCAAAGTCAAGACTGCCTACAAGCGCGAGTATGTTAACTTGGGCTGTGATGTGGACTTTGACTTTGCTGGCCCCACCATTCATGGAGCAGCTGTCGTTGGCTATGAAGGGTGGCTGGCTGGTTACCAGATGACCTTTGACACCGCCAAATCCAAGATGGCCCAGAACAACTTTGCCATTGGTTACAAGACCGGAGACTTCCAGCTGCACACCAATGT caatGATGGATCAGAGTTTGGCGGCTCCATCTACCAGAAGGTGAGCGACAAACTGGAGACAGCAGTCAACCTGGCCTGGACTGCTGGCAGCAACAGCACACGTTTTGGCATTGCAGCCAAATACCAGCTGGATAAGGACGCTTCCATCAGT GCTAAAGTGAACAACAGTAGCCTTGTTGGTATTGGGTACACCCAGACTCTTAGACCAG GTGTGAAACTCACCCTGTCTGGCCTGGTCGATGGAAAGAACATCAACGCAGGAGGCCACAAGCTGGGTCTGGGTTTGGAATTAGAAGCTTAA
- the LOC113159855 gene encoding CMRF35-like molecule 3 has protein sequence MAFPLYLLLILTGLTGIYSIITASKVTVKAGDSITTPCLYDSQYINNVKYLCKGYYWSSCIYAVRTDQPHSSSKFSISDDKMKRLVTVTIKDATDEDTGYYWCAVEINGGSDNRGLFHLSVNRDHPITPEPAHTTKDPSTVHQDSDSSYLKSFTIRLTMLLFVAVALFIWFMFLKHKQSKAESTTMTGENDMTQG, from the exons ATGGCTTTTCCTCTTTACcttctcctcatcctcaccGGACTCACAG GAATTTACAGCATCATTACAGCCAGTAAAGTTACAGTAAAAGCAGGAGATTCAATCACTACCCCATGTCTCTATGATTCACAATACATAAACAATGTGAAATACTTGTGTAAAGGATATTATTGGTCGTCCTGCATATATGCAGTAAGAACAGACCAACCACACAGTTCCAGTAAGTTTTCAATCTctgatgacaaaatgaaaagattaGTAACTGTGACCATAAAAGACGCCACAGATGAAGACACTGGTTATTACTGGTGTGCTGTGGAGATTAATGGTGGGTCCGACAACAGAGGGTTGTTTCACCTGTCAGTCAACAGAG ACCATCCAATCACTCCTGAGCCTGCGCACACAACCAAAGATCCTTCCACAGTGCATCAGGACAG TGATTCCAGTTACCTAAAGAGTTTCACTATCCGTCTGAccatgttgctttttgttgcGGTGGCCTTATTCATCTGGTTTATGTTCTTAAAGCACA AACAATCCAAGGCAGAATCAACCACAATGACG GGTGAAAACGACATGACACAAg GTTAA